GCAGACCATATTACGGATACGTACGGTTCCATCGAGATTGGCACGATTGCTTATTACTCCCATGAACACGGGCGATATCTTCTGACGGACGGACTGCTTGCCGAGGGAGTACGCCCGGAGCAACTGGACGCTGATCTCGAACCGCTTGCCAATCCGGAGGAATCCGTGCTCGTCCTGACATCGGGGTATCGGGAAGCGTTTCCCGCCATTCGCTATGTCACCTACGACGTAGTGCGCGATTTGCGTCCAATGATGGTGGATGGAAGACTCCGTCAAAGCTTTAGCAGCATCGTTAAGCGAATCGGACCAGATCTGAAGCATGGAGAGAAGATCAGCATCTATGATATTGAAAATGTCGCCTTGCGCCATCTGCATGGGGGCAGCGTTCAGGTGAAGGTGGCTCATAACGCCTTGATCGTGTATATATTCCATTCCACGGCAGAGCAAGCGATATTACAGAGGATCAAGCATGATATCGAGCAGCAGATTCCCGAGATCGGTACGATGATACAGTCCGGAATCCTTGGCGAAATCCAGGTGATTCGCGGAGATGGTGAGCCAGGAGCAGGTAAGACATCGGTTAAACATAAAAAAATATGGTACGAGTAAATAAGGAGAATGACCTTGGAACTTCAAGACGGGATTGCAGGCGTGATCGGTGTCACTCCATTAATCCGCCTTAGTCGATTGTTTAACAACCGTTCGTTTGATGTATACGGAAAACTGGAGTGGATGAATCCCGGAGGAAGCACCAAGGATCGACCGGCGCTTCATATGCTTCGGGAGGCCATGCGCCGCGGCGAGATCACGCCGAGCACGGTCGTCATTGAATCCAGCTCAGGCAATCTAGGCATCAGCCTGGCACAACTCTGCAACTACTTGGGGCTGCGTTTCATCTGTGTCATTGATCCGCGCACAACCGATCAGCATCGCCGCATCATTCGCAGCTTTGGCGGGGAGCTTGAACTGGTCACGGAGCCCGACAAGGAAACCGGTGAATTTCTGCCTGCACGAATAAGAAGGGTTAATGAACTGGTTCACCGTATGCCTAATGCTTACTGGACCAATCAATACGGTAATCCGGACAACTATTTGGCCCATAAAGAAACCACCATGCAGGAAATCGCTGAGCGGTTGGGCGAGATTGATTATTTGTTTTGCGGGGCTAGCTCCTGCGGCACGATCCGGGGATGCAGAGAGTATATTGCGGATCGGCAGTGGTCTACCCAAGTTGTGGCTGTGGATGCAAAGGGAAGCGTTATTTTTGGAGGAGAGAAAGGTCCGCGGAAATTGCCTGGACTGGGTGCCGGCATAACGCCGACTTTATACCACGAGGATATAGCGGACCGCGTAGAGTACGTGTCGGACCTAGATTGCATACGGGGCTGCCGGGATCTGGTTCGGTACGAGTCGATTCTCGCCGGCGCTTCATCTGGCGGGGTTATCTCAGCAGTCCAGCGGATGTCGGGCAGCATCCCTGAAGGAGCGTTATGTGCGGTAATTTTACCTGATCGCGGTGAAAGGTATTTGGACACGGTGTATAACGATATATGGGTACAGCAGGAGTTTGGTGTGGACCCGGTTACTTTCTCGTTTGGAGGATAGATCATGATTTATTTACATGACGGACACATACGTGAAATCGGGATGGATTGGTCAACGCTGATTCAAAGGATAGATGAAATCATCAGGATCAAAGAGAACGGGGACTGCGTTCATCCGCTAAAGCCGTATTTACGCTTTCGCGCCCCCGAGAATCGAATCATTGCCATGCCAGCTTTTGTTGGGGGAAATGTAAATATGTCCGGCATCAAGTGGATCGCAAGCTTCCCGGGCAATAGCCTGCATGGTCTGCCGAGAGCGCATAACACGATAATCCTTAATCATCCGTTGACCGGTGAGCCCGTGGCTGTCATATATAGCGGATTGCTGAATGGTTTGAGGACAGCTGCGGTAAGCGGGT
Above is a window of Paenibacillus sp. FSL K6-1330 DNA encoding:
- the sbnA gene encoding 2,3-diaminopropionate biosynthesis protein SbnA, with translation MTLELQDGIAGVIGVTPLIRLSRLFNNRSFDVYGKLEWMNPGGSTKDRPALHMLREAMRRGEITPSTVVIESSSGNLGISLAQLCNYLGLRFICVIDPRTTDQHRRIIRSFGGELELVTEPDKETGEFLPARIRRVNELVHRMPNAYWTNQYGNPDNYLAHKETTMQEIAERLGEIDYLFCGASSCGTIRGCREYIADRQWSTQVVAVDAKGSVIFGGEKGPRKLPGLGAGITPTLYHEDIADRVEYVSDLDCIRGCRDLVRYESILAGASSGGVISAVQRMSGSIPEGALCAVILPDRGERYLDTVYNDIWVQQEFGVDPVTFSFGG